The Panthera tigris isolate Pti1 chromosome F3, P.tigris_Pti1_mat1.1, whole genome shotgun sequence genome includes a window with the following:
- the GPR25 gene encoding probable G-protein coupled receptor 25 yields MHPTEPRSPSPGTASWDYSGSGALEELEPCLAPDLPYGYAYIPALYLAAFVVGLLGNAFVVWLLAARPGPRRLVDTFVLHLAAADLGFVLTLPLWAAAAASGGRWPFGEGLCKLSGFALAGTRCAGALLLAGLSVDRYLAVVKLLDARPLRTPRCALAVCCGVWAVALLAGLPSLAYRGLQPLPGGGGSQCGEEPSDAFQGLSLLVLLLTCVLPLGVTLVCYCRISCRLRRPPHLGRARRNSLRIIFAVESAFVGSWLPFGALRAVFHLARLGAVPLPCGLLLALRWGLSIATCLAFVNSCANPLIYLLLDRSFRARAWRGVCLRADRPARRGSSVSSLCRDDSSVFRSPAGSWERARTANAGSAVP; encoded by the coding sequence ATGCACCCCACCgagcccaggagccccagccccgGGACGGCGTCCTGGGACTACTCGGGGTCCGGCGCCCTGGAGGAGCTGGAGCCTTGCCTGGCCCCGGACCTGCCGTACGGCTACGCCTACATCCCCGCGCTCTACCTGGCGGCCTTCGTGGTGGGCCTGCTGGGCAACGCCTTCGTGGTGTGGCTGCTGGCCGCGCGGCCTGGCCCGCGGCGCCTCGTGGACACCTTCGTGCTGCACCTGGCCGCCGCCGACCTGGGCTTCGTGCTCACGCTGCCGCtgtgggcggcggcggcggcgagcggCGGCCGCTGGCCCTTCGGCGAGGGCCTCTGCAAGCTCAGCGGCTTCGCGCTGGCCGGCACGCGCTGCGCAGGCGCGCTGCTGCTGGCGGGCCTGAGCGTGGACCGCTACCTGGCGGTGGTGAAGCTGCTCGACGCGCGGCCCCTGCGCACCCCGCGCTGCGCGCTGGCCGTCTGCTGCGGCGTGTGGGCCGTGGCGCTCCTGGCCGGCCTGCCCTCCCTGGCCTACCGGGGGCTGCAGCCCCTCCCCGGCGGCGGGGGCAGCCAGTGCGGGGAGGAGCCCTCCGACGCCTTCCAGGGCCTGAGCCTGCTGGTGCTGCTGCTCACCTGCGTGCTGCCCCTGGGCGTCACCCTGGTCTGCTACTGCCGCATCTCCTGCCGCCTGCGCCGGCCGCCGCACCTGGGCCGGGCCCGGAGGAACTCGCTGCGCATCATCTTCGCCGTCGAGAGCGCGTTCGTGGGCTCCTGGCTGCCCTTCGGCGCCCTGCGGGCCGTCTTCCACCTGGCGCGCCTGGGGGCGGTGCCGCTGCCCTGCGGCCTGCTGCTGGCGCTGCGCTGGGGCCTCAGCATCGCCACCTGCCTGGCCTTCGTCAACAGCTGCGCCAACCCGCTCATCTACCTGCTGCTGGACCGTTCGTTCCGCGCCCGGGCCTGGCGCGGAGTCTGCTTGCGCGCCGACCGCCCGGCGCGCAGGGGCAGCTCGGTGTCCTCGCTCTGCAGGGACGACAGCTCAGTGTTCCGGAGTCCGGCCGGCAGCTGGGAGCGAGCCCGGACGGCGAACGCTGGCTCGGCAGTGCCGTAG